CGCTCCCATCCGAACGGATGAGCCATTTCAATAGCCAGACGGGCTTTTACGTCAGGAAGCAGCACGGAATCTTTGTATGCCTGGTCCTGGCTGTCGAACAGATCCCAGCTCGGCATGCTGATGACGCGTACGGCGATTCCTTCTTCAGCCAACGCTGCTTGCGCTTTAACGGCAAGCTGAACCTCGGAACCCGTTGCAATGATTTGAGCTTGCACGTTGCCATCCTTCGCGTCGGCTACAACATAAGCGCCGCGTTTGATGCCTTCACGTGCATGATCCGCCGTGCCTGCAAGGATCGGAAGATTCTGACGTGTCAGCACCAACGCTACCGGACGGTCTGTGTTCTCAACCGCATAAGCCCATGCCGCGGAAGTTTCGTTAGCATCCGCAGGACGGATCACCGTCAAGCCTGGAATGATGCGCAGGGAAGCCAATTGTTCAATCGGTTCATGCGTAGGACCGTCTTCACCGACAGCGATGCTGTCATGAGTCAGTACATACGTAACCGGCAGCTTCATGATCGCAGCCAGACGTACAGCCGGACGCAGATAATCCGTAAATACGAAGAACGTACCGCCGAAAATCTTCAGTCCGCCATGGAGAGCGATACCGTTCATGGCACCGGCCATTGCGAATTCACGAACACCATAATACACGTTACGGCCTTCGTAGCTGTTCGCTGTGAAAGAGGCCAGGTCGTTCAAGTGTGTCATCGTGGAGCTTTCCAGGTCAGCCGATCCGCCGAGCAGCTGCGGTACGCCTGCAGTCAACCCGTTCAGCGCTTTACCGGAAGCCACGCGAGTGGAAACCGCTTTGTCATCCGCGCTGTATTTCGGAAGGTCTTTGTCCCATCCTTCAGCCAATTCGCCGGATTCACCGCGCTCGAATTGCGCCGCCAGCTCAGGATAAGCTTCTTTGTATTTCGCAAATTGATCAACCCAAGCTTGATAAGCTGCAATACCGCGCTCTTTCACTTTGCCGAAATGCTCGCGCACTTCCTCAGGCACATAGAAATCCTCTTCATATACCCAATTGTAAAAATCCTTGGTCAGCTTCGCTTCATCAGCTCCAAGCGGAGAACCGTGCGTACCGCCATGGCCGCCTTTACCTTGTTTGTTCGGGCTGCCGTAACCAATGACGGTCTTCACTTCGATCAGCGTCGGACGGTTCGTATCGGCTTTCGCTTCCTCGATCGCTTTCTCGATCGCAGGCAAATCGTTACCGTCTTCTACGCGCAGCACTTGCCAGCCATAAGCATCAAAGCGCTTCGCTACGTTCTCGGAGAATGCCAGGCTGAGCTCGCCATCAAGGGAGATATCATTGGAATCGTACAACATGATCAATTTGCCAAGCTTCAAATGACCTGCCAGGGAAGCTGCCTCGGAAGCCACGCCCTCCATCATGTCACCGTCGCCGCAAATCGCATACGTATAGTGATCCACTACGTTGAAGCCGTCTTTATTGTAAGTCGCGCCCAAATGAGCTTCAGCCATTGCCATACCTACAGCCATAGCCACGCCTTGTCCAAGCGGACCTGTCGTTGCATCAACGCCGGCCGTGTGGCCGAATTCCGGGTGACCCGGGGTTTTGCTTCCCCATTGACGGAACTGCTTGAGATCCTCAATGGACAAGTCATACCCGCTCAGGTGAAGCAGACTGTAGAGCAGCATGGAGCCATGGCCTGCAGACAAGACAAAACGGTCGCGGTTAATCCACGCCGGCTGGTCCGGGTTATGATTCATCGTCTTCGCGAACAATTGGTAGCCCATAGGTGCAGACCCCATCGGCATGCCCGGATGACCGGAGTTGGCTTTTTCGATCGCGTCGATCGCCAGTGTCCGGATCGTTGCGATGGACAGGTTGTCGATCGTTTGGTTATGTTCAGTTGTCATGATTCGTCCTCCTCAAATCTTTTCCATAGTAAGCTTCGAAAATGAAGGCTTCTTACGTCCCTCCAGCCCCAATCCACATGGTATTAGAGCAGTTAGGAATGTTGAGAATATCATTTTGACTCTTATTGTATCACCACACGTCTTTCATTTCCATAACGTAATTGTCAAAGTTGTGTAAAAGCCGCCAGGGCGAACGACATCCCCCTTGCATTATTTCCCTTAATAGTCCGGTTATAACCGGATTCGACATCCGTTAAACGATTTTACGGACATCGGCGGCATGGAAAAAGTTACTTCATTCGACAATTAAAAAAGCTTCGGCCGAAGCTGCACAGTAGACAGCTTCGGCCGAAGCGTGAGGCGGCACATCAGCGCGTGCCGCGTTTTTTGGCTTTGAGGAGGCGATCCATGGAGGAGCCTC
This Paenibacillus sp. JZ16 DNA region includes the following protein-coding sequences:
- the tkt gene encoding transketolase; its protein translation is MTTEHNQTIDNLSIATIRTLAIDAIEKANSGHPGMPMGSAPMGYQLFAKTMNHNPDQPAWINRDRFVLSAGHGSMLLYSLLHLSGYDLSIEDLKQFRQWGSKTPGHPEFGHTAGVDATTGPLGQGVAMAVGMAMAEAHLGATYNKDGFNVVDHYTYAICGDGDMMEGVASEAASLAGHLKLGKLIMLYDSNDISLDGELSLAFSENVAKRFDAYGWQVLRVEDGNDLPAIEKAIEEAKADTNRPTLIEVKTVIGYGSPNKQGKGGHGGTHGSPLGADEAKLTKDFYNWVYEEDFYVPEEVREHFGKVKERGIAAYQAWVDQFAKYKEAYPELAAQFERGESGELAEGWDKDLPKYSADDKAVSTRVASGKALNGLTAGVPQLLGGSADLESSTMTHLNDLASFTANSYEGRNVYYGVREFAMAGAMNGIALHGGLKIFGGTFFVFTDYLRPAVRLAAIMKLPVTYVLTHDSIAVGEDGPTHEPIEQLASLRIIPGLTVIRPADANETSAAWAYAVENTDRPVALVLTRQNLPILAGTADHAREGIKRGAYVVADAKDGNVQAQIIATGSEVQLAVKAQAALAEEGIAVRVISMPSWDLFDSQDQAYKDSVLLPDVKARLAIEMAHPFGWERYVGDKGDILGINTFGASAPGDRVIAEYGFTVENVVSRVKGLL